From a single Streptomyces sp. 1331.2 genomic region:
- a CDS encoding LysR family transcriptional regulator, translating to MTLSPHVPELGALELLLAVARLGSVGRAAAELGVSQPTASARIKGMERQIGVPLLDRSPRGSKPTEAGRLVVEWARQVVEAAQALDAGIDALRERRDAKLRVVASLTVAEYLMPGWLLGLAEASPGTAVTLRTANSAEVAGHVLAGHADLGFVEGPATPPGLAGAVVAADRLVVVVAPGHPWARRRTPLTGAELAATPLVLREPGSGTREVLEAALRPYGGATQPRLELASSTALKAAAMTGAGPVCLSELAVVEELATRRLVEVPLAEGLDLRRPLRAVWPTGQRPGGPARELLGLTRRSSPRRSTGN from the coding sequence ATGACCCTCTCCCCACACGTCCCCGAGCTCGGCGCCCTGGAACTGCTGCTCGCGGTGGCCCGACTGGGCAGCGTCGGACGGGCGGCCGCCGAGCTGGGCGTCAGCCAGCCGACCGCCAGCGCCCGGATCAAGGGCATGGAGCGGCAGATCGGCGTCCCGCTGCTGGACCGCTCGCCCCGGGGCAGCAAGCCGACCGAGGCGGGGCGGCTGGTGGTCGAGTGGGCCCGGCAGGTGGTGGAGGCGGCGCAGGCACTGGACGCCGGGATCGACGCGCTGCGCGAGCGCCGGGACGCCAAGCTGCGGGTGGTGGCCAGCCTGACCGTCGCCGAGTACCTGATGCCGGGCTGGCTGCTGGGGCTGGCCGAGGCCAGTCCGGGCACGGCGGTGACGCTGCGGACGGCGAACTCGGCGGAGGTCGCCGGGCACGTCCTGGCCGGGCACGCCGACCTCGGCTTCGTCGAGGGCCCGGCCACCCCGCCCGGACTGGCCGGCGCGGTGGTGGCGGCGGACCGGCTGGTCGTCGTGGTGGCGCCCGGCCACCCGTGGGCGCGCCGCCGCACTCCACTGACCGGCGCCGAGCTGGCGGCCACCCCGCTCGTGCTGCGCGAGCCCGGCTCGGGCACCCGGGAGGTGCTGGAGGCGGCGCTGCGGCCGTACGGCGGCGCGACGCAGCCCCGGCTGGAACTGGCCTCGTCCACGGCGCTGAAGGCGGCCGCGATGACCGGCGCGGGGCCGGTCTGCCTGAGCGAGCTGGCGGTGGTGGAGGAGCTGGCGACCCGGCGGCTGGTCGAGGTGCCGCTGGCGGAGGGGCTGGACCTGCGGCGGCCGCTGCGGGCGGTGTGGCCGACCGGGCAGCGGCCGGGCGGCCCGGCCCGGGAGCTGCTGGGGCTGACCCGGCGGAGCTCCCCCAGGCGCTCGACCGGGAATTGA